The sequence below is a genomic window from Coffea arabica cultivar ET-39 chromosome 4c, Coffea Arabica ET-39 HiFi, whole genome shotgun sequence.
AGATACTAAACATGAAATAGTTGCTTTATTTATATGGTAGAACTTTATTGATAGTGATGTATCATAAAGCATGATTACTAGGAATGTAAGTGAACCAAATCTACTTGAAAGCAACTCGACGACGACGCTCAATTCAGAAGAAACTCGACTCATCTTGATTTTATCGAACTTGAGTTCAAGCTACTCAAGTAGCAAAtcaagtcgagttcgagttccaAGATTACAAGTTCGATTACTTTTGAGCCTAATAGAGGATTATAAAATGAaatatattgtatatattttttgaatttataaAATTACTCATGATACGTGGCCCTTCTAAAAAACCCAATGCCCTTAACCTTCTCCTATCTGTCACCATCTCATCTTTTTCACACTTCTTTCTCCCTGATGTTAATTCATCGAAACAATGTCCTCTCCTTCTTCTTGGGACTCTTTCTCCCTTCTATCTGGTGTTTGACCGTTTCTCTCTTCCCCTCTCCTTCATGCTCTGTCTTCTTCTTTAATCTATTCCACATTTTTCATCTTTTCTAGACTCTAAAGCTATCGCAAGGGAGATAAAGGCATACCCGTAAACGCATCCACCAATTTCATCGGGTGGGAGACTCTGGATTTAGACCTTACAAGACTCTAACCAATATTTCATTCCTCTTACCAGCATCGTGGATAATTGTCACCCAATAAGATTATTGTAGCAGTACTACTGGTTCATTTTTAGCTAGTCTTTTTATTAGTATATGTTTAGTAACAAGATCATCTGGGGACCTCATGATGAGCTCGATTGATAGTTTCATTCACGTGGAATACTGCTTTAGCACAGCAGTTGATCAGGAATCAAAGGCATAGACTCAAATAGAGTTGGTGCAATAATCTGATCAATCCCAGGATTCTGACTGTTAAAAGAAGTGAAGAAACGTACTGCATTTTCTTTCCCGACTTTGAGTTGGAGGTGCAGCACTAATCCTGGTGGGATCACAAACTCTTCACCAGAAAgatcacaacttaagtaatttCCACTACAAAACATTCACCGTTGATACCCAGCCAACTGAAAGTCTCCCCTCCATGACGAGGGATGACTCGGTTGACGGAGGAACTCGATGCGATTCATTGACATCCCTACGTTGAGACTGTCGAATATTTAGTTCGCTGCCCCAGTCTTGCAGCCttcaaagaattttttttttttttttttggttctaagGGGAACTACAAGCCTTAACATAGGaaagaagtaataataataataataataataaaaaaaagggtaaagaaacaaaaaaaaaaaaaaaatcatagtaAACCTACTACACAGAAAAACTCCCTGTAATTTCAAAACGCACAACATGATACCCGATACTTTAAACTAAATTATAAAAGTGACGGAATCCTTTAAATTTGATGGAAATGGACGAAATGACCCGAATGtcctgatataattaagcaaaagacagttcaaaaaaatcatttgtttcattctctagatagagagaattgaggtTTAAGGGGTAGAACAGGTATGTTTGTTAAAAATTaagtataaaaaaatttttttttagattccaataagtcatttccgttaagtttaacgaattCCGTCgtctttacaatttagttcaaaacatgagatGTCATGTTGTACGTTTTGAAACTACGGGGGCTTTTCAGTGTATTAGGTTTACCCCAGGAGTTGCAGATCCGCAACGCAGTAATCCTGCACTGGACTTGGATCAGAAGGCAATAATGACACGAGTGAGTGACAAAATTACCAAAGCAGCTAATAACATTGTGGGAGACAACAGGCTGACTTCTTAGTTAATTGCTAGTAATATTTATACTAAAAGAAGTAGGCTTGCAAGAGATCAAACAAGGGGATGTATTTAAAGGTGATGTTGGCGGGTGATCATTCCAATATGATCGGAAAAAATGTTCAAGAAGGAGGCACATCTGGTTCTGAGGTTGGTCAGTTTTTTGCCCAAATATTGAACCTCCTCCTTCAACTAAGGCTGTATAAGTTCTGAGCTGGTATACAAATCCAGCCATGCcatgattttgttttaattcATTAAGATCCAAAAGGGTTCAGGCTAAGCACTTGACTTTGCTGTTAAACAATAATGTATTAGCTACTTAATTATCATTGGGGGACAGTTCGTCGTCATTTTGCATCTTCAAGCACACAACAGTTTATATATGTATCTATATATATACCAATGACATATGCCATGACGCTGTCCACTAAGTACTTTCTGATGGCTGCAtttgttatttcttttttactttgAGGGAAAATTCCGTCTATATATGTCATAAGAGAACTTCTCCCTCAAGATAGATTTGCTTTAAAAAAGGACATGAAATCATTTTCAAGCTATATATTATTGATCTGATCAGATCAGATCAGCAAAGGATTCACTATCACAGCTTTCCACCGTACCGTTTGCCCTCCCGCAACTCCAACATGTTCAGTTACTACTACAAGccacaccatttttttttttatcacctCTGACGTCCTTTACCCTACTACTGAACTGAAGGGTCTAAAGAAGACTTATCGCAAATTGGTGACAACCTGCAAGAGCATCATCCATCATCTGCTAATCGTTTGAGCATGATCAACATCGATTACAATAACGATTGCACCGGACCAGGATTGAGCTCCCCTCTAATGAATAATATAAGCAAAATGAGGAATGAAGCCTTTGAGGCAAACAACCTTGTACCAAGGCacttgcaaataaaaataatccCCCTTCAATCAAAGCATCATAAGCACCTGTATGTATGCTAGGAGATCTATTAGCAGAAGACTTGTatgtttttttataaataaagaGATCATGAATGAAGAATTTAAGACCATTTCCAATCCTTCAATACAAGACTTTATAatgattctttcttttttctttttttttctcaatagTAACTACTAGTGTTATTTCTTAGTTCATGCTCTAAattctaacccaaaaaaaattacaaatgatGGTAGCTATGATCTTCAAACCTATTAGAATGCAAGTGATTTCTATGCACTTGAGCATGTTTGAATTGACCGTGGACTCTTGAGAGAAAGAGCCATAGTCATTATTTAACTGGCTAATTTAGTGATGAAACTGGCTAGTTTGCCAGATAAAATTGCTGGCTTCATTTGGCAGCAAAATTCGAGTTTTCtattgcttttgtttttttctctaAAGGTTTGCAAGCTAAAGTAAAGTTTGAAGTTTTCTTCTGATCTTGTCCCATATGCTGTCTAATTTATTGACTCTCCCCTTTCTAATAATTGAGCATTTGCAATTGCTTTTGTCATGTTGGGTTTGGCTGTGTTGCAGCAATAATACCAGTATGACGTAGTAATTAAAATATTATCTTCTTTTGTCTTGTTGTTGAGAACGGACTAGAAGAAGCTAGACAAAGCAAATTTCTTGAATATTGgtgcaataaaaataaaaataaaaagattgaGTAGAGGGGGTTTTCTTGttagtggatttttttttttttaaatctgaAATAGCCTGCAgtgtcttttttattttttttattttggacaAGGTGGGCTGCCTTTGTTTTTTTCAGGTCCCTGCTACACCAGTTGGGATCCTCTATGCCACTATTCGGTGCCAGCAGAGGCTAGTTTGTAAATGAGGCGGCCAACTTTTATTAGTATTTTTTTAACAGGGCATGGCggcctcctttttttttttttttcttttaaatccatAGTGATTACGGAGTAAAGCAGGAAATGgcacttgggatcctcggtgacatgttttctatgccaatccaatgccaccaatagtattgcgccaagtgtcatgttattatttacacttgtgTTAAACTAAGCCAAattaaattattagaaaattaaagtgtaaaCAATAACATGACACTTGGCACAATACTATTAGTGGCATTGGATTGGCATAGAAAatatgtcaccgaggatcccaagtgaGGAAATGGAGCTCCAAGTTACCACATAGAATCAAGTCTTTAGTTCGTTTAGATAGCATAGGTTACAATATATCCGAGTTTCTAGGATAAGGGAACATTACTCCTTGTTTCCTTACTTATATCGGTTGTTTGAAGGTCAAGTTTATGTTCCCTTCAATTTcctacttttttttaaattaataacATAACTGGGCTGGCTGCCAACCCCCGTGTACGTGTTTGCAGTGTTGTTAGACCCGGATCAAACCGGTCGGTTTGACCAGTCCGATTGTgaattagtctttttttttaacagattTGTAGTACAAAACTGTTATGGTCAAAAATCGGTTAAATCAGTGATCCAATTTTATTGGTTGATCCgattctcaaaattttctttctttttttccccaaatATAATCTGAATTAGTTAAATTGTAAcactttcatttattaataggaaTAAGAAAATGCCACACAATTAGTGTAAATACTAAAAGCACTCGCTTTCTTGAATGATCTCTAAATCAAGATGTTTTCGTCCCTATAATCTTATCAATTTAGCATCAGTGATTTCAACTTGtattaatttgttttaattttagttttccaAGTAGTTTTGGAGAATTGACATATTTGGCCATGAATTTAgatttttatataaaattattaGATGCATATTTGATTgcaagtctaatatttttgaaacattttctaTAATTGACGTAATATAACCGAGAATTTAATTtcaatataaaatataaaataattatgacaTCATGCCAATATCAGTGAATTTTTTAGAACGATCAGATCGATCCAACCAGTTGACTCTTAATCTAGCAATTTAGCCGAATCGTTATCCGATTCGAGTTTaataacaaattttaaattggagtgtttggatagccaaaatattttaaataatatttcgcttgcatcataaacacatttctcaatccacttttttatattctcaattatctttttatttcacatacatcacatcacaaaagtTCTAcggtaattatttcaaataatactctatccaaccAATTGCATTTAATAACGTTgctgattgtggatgatttaatAACAATTTTTCGGCCATCTTGTTGAAGATTGTTAGCTTTTTTTATCTATAAAGTGGTTTTCCGTGTTGCAACTTAATTGGTTTATCTGCTCTGACCATAAAATTTTTAAGGAGGGGTAGCTTACATAAATAAATGTTGTGTAAAATTATTCACAAATAATGCGGAGTCTCTTTTTCTGCTGTGATTTGACGTGCGACGTTGCGAAGGAGCAGAAGTGTGGACCACAAAACATCCAATCAGTTAGGACACACAGCAGCCCATGTTgaaaattctacctccaaatgcTATCATTGCCAGGGAGAGAAGAATGCAAGTGATGCAAGAAGTGGCACAATCCTGGAAGATATTTTATGaatcttaataaataattttttaacaaatgtttttttttttttttttcggttagAAGGGAGGGTAATTCATTCGGTCATCATTTGACAAAGTTTGCCGTTAGCTTGCTTGGTGAGATTTCTTGTAAGCAATCCCTTCTTCCTTTGGTTGGTTAGATTAGCCAAAGATGATGTAGAAGCAATTGGGTCCAAATATGTAGACCTTTCTTATTTTATGCAATACATACACCGTTACCGTttggcaaagaaaaaaaaattataatgttGCTTGAGGTTCTCACCTCATTAACTTGGTATTTAACTGTTTGAATAAGAATAGTTATTTGAATAATAGATTAAAATATTACACAAGAGTTAGGATCAACAACCGTTTGAATTAGCtattttttggggtgtttttgaaaaattttgctgtagcagaatttttagattatattttgggttattttcagaaaatattttgggatatttaagagcaaaagagtttctagaatatattttaagatatttttaaaattttaaaaaaatttaaactaatttttagattaccttttagagtattttttaaaattatttattgtatttgaaaaactagtttttgaaaaacaaaagtcaaaatttttggtatttattttatttttactaatACTTCTATTTTTTAGTTCACGTCAATTTATTAGCAATAAAATTGTATCTCTGGTTGAATTTTCTTTTGCCTATTTGTGGTTTCTTTTATTTGTGTTTTGTATTCCTATTGGTATCGcgtttgtcatttatttttccaaagttcTAATAATCACATCTAATGAAGAAATTAGCATTTTCTTAGTCGCTATTTTAGAGTTATACTAACATTATTGAAGTGATACTAATCCCCTATACGAATAAAAACTAAGAGTTGGATTGCTATAAAACGTTTTCACGAAGAGAAATTAAACAAGATTGCTTTGTCGATACTTAGCAGTTATACAAAATGCTAATTGCATAACAAGATTAATTTTGTATTAATTGTATAGCGTATGCTAATATAAGGAAACTAAGAATTAAATTGATAGATTACATGTTTTACAAAGAGAAATTAAACGAGATTCATTAGTTGATTCTTAAAAATGGCAATGATAAACATGTTGATTTTAAAATTAAgaccatataaatatatatatacatatatatatatatataagttaaGGAAATTTTTGCGAGACCTAaaccttttcattttttttttgggggggcgGCTGCCCATGCCCCCGTCCGCAAAATCCCCATCCCTAGGTATGCCTATTGCAGAGACAAAATGAGTGGGCGCATCTGCATGGTTTTCCGATCCTCCTTTTCAGTCAACTAACAGCTGCCGAGCACCGCGCATGGATGTGTCACTGGGTCCCCAACTCTAAGGGCTAGGGCTGATCTCGATGACACCAGATTTGAAATTAAAGTTGGCCCAGGAGCAGGGCAGTACACGAATCGACTCGTTTGGTTAATATCGAATTCGATCTAATTAAGTTGACCTCGAATttgattatatatttttttatattttatttttatatatcaaGCTTGATTATATCgagtttgattatttatttttatttttattttacatatatataattcGAGTTCAAAAACATTAATTTCGTTGGACTTgcgagctcaattatatataatttttttatttttattttaatagtaaaattataaatatatttctaatattttcttatttgttaagaagaattactattttacttattaaaataattatttttttattttttaaaaaataaaaatattattatttattattttttaagttcGAGGTCGAATTTGACATTTTGAACTCGTCGACCTCGAACTTAAAATTAACTGAAGACTCGACTTGATTAGATCAAAAGTCgattcgactcgactcgtttacaCCTCTACCTAGGAGTATTGGTGCCATGCAATGCACGAGGGCTTCTTCTTCAGTTCTTCTATAAATACACCGCCATACTCGTTCCTTGGGACATCAAAGCGTACAAGCTAATTCCTAGCAAGTATACATAACCTAATTACCTTGGGCTACCTACCCtctagctagcaaatgcaaaACATGGCTTCCTACAATGTTATTCACCTCGTCATTTGGCTGACATTCTTGTCACTTGTGCAGCTACCAATGCGTTCCCATTGTGCTGATCCTGGTCCATTGCAGGATTTCTGTGTTGCGGATTTGAACTCCCCGGTGCTTGTCAATGGGTTTCCGTGCAAAAACCCAGCGAATGTAACTTCCAACGACTTCTTCTTTGATGGGCTGCAAAAACTGGGAACAGTGTTCGATGCCCTCAATGTGAACCTCACCGAAGTAGACGTCTTCGCATTTCCAGCGCTGAACACCTTGGGGATGTCCATGAACCGAGTTCAATTTCATCCCGGAGGAGAAAACCCGCCTCATATCCACCCTCGTGCTACCGAGTTGTCCCTGGTCACGGAGGGGAAACTGTTTGTGGGATGGGTATCAACTGCATATACCCTGAACTGGAAAATTCTGACGGC
It includes:
- the LOC140005404 gene encoding germin-like protein 1-1, with translation MQNMASYNVIHLVIWLTFLSLVQLPMRSHCADPGPLQDFCVADLNSPVLVNGFPCKNPANVTSNDFFFDGLQKLGTVFDALNVNLTEVDVFAFPALNTLGMSMNRVQFHPGGENPPHIHPRATELSLVTEGKLFVGWVSTAYTLNWKILTAGQVFVIPPGLVHFQLNVGKGNALFYAFFNSQNPGISKIAPALFASTPLIPDPVLTTAFNVNKTIIDLIKSRASVLIP